The Methanothrix soehngenii GP6 genome has a window encoding:
- a CDS encoding imidazoleglycerol-phosphate dehydratase produces MLQLSRRETKETCIDVVLETEGSGRIDVETEIELLDMILTSLGKGANFDLRIKARGDSVTGDHHTIEDTGITLGKAIAQAKKSGIGSSTVPSSTALAVAAVRFGETGYRGEFSFKSESAGGMTLENFGHFLRALAYNGGFTLVISAEGGDDMSKIEAMSTALGRAIRRAWKDSEK; encoded by the coding sequence ATGCTGCAGTTGAGTAGGAGAGAGACGAAAGAGACATGCATCGATGTAGTCCTGGAGACGGAAGGCTCAGGCAGGATAGATGTCGAAACGGAAATTGAGCTTTTGGACATGATCTTGACCTCTTTGGGGAAAGGAGCTAATTTCGATCTGAGGATCAAGGCCAGGGGAGATTCTGTTACCGGCGACCACCACACCATTGAGGACACGGGAATCACCCTGGGAAAGGCGATTGCTCAGGCAAAAAAAAGCGGCATTGGCAGCTCAACTGTGCCTTCGAGCACTGCCCTGGCAGTGGCCGCAGTTCGTTTCGGCGAGACCGGATACCGGGGCGAGTTCAGCTTTAAGAGCGAGAGCGCAGGAGGCATGACTCTGGAGAACTTCGGACACTTCCTACGCGCTCTGGCTTACAATGGAGGTTTCACCCTGGTCATCAGCGCTGAAGGTGGGGATGATATGAGCAAGATCGAGGCCATGAGCACCGCGTTAGGCAGAGCGATCAGAAGGGCCTGGAAAGACTCTGAAAAATAA
- a CDS encoding GNAT family N-acetyltransferase: MNRSNELETTRFALREIGAADLETLHSYWSDDVVTKYMNVSFKNIEETKQMVDLLNSLPERGEGRRWAIVDKKSGVVQGSCGYHNVKAEHRRAEIGYELGRRYWGQGAIQEVMKAVINHCFEERGFNRIEAFVTVGNNRSLNTLKRLGFRPEGLLREYEFTQGSFHDQVVFALLRRDWKYFSK; the protein is encoded by the coding sequence ATGAACAGATCTAACGAACTGGAAACCACACGCTTTGCCCTTCGCGAGATAGGCGCAGCCGATTTAGAAACGCTGCACAGCTATTGGTCAGACGATGTGGTAACAAAATATATGAACGTATCTTTCAAAAATATCGAAGAGACCAAACAGATGGTTGATTTGCTAAATAGCCTGCCGGAGAGGGGTGAAGGTAGGCGTTGGGCCATTGTTGATAAAAAAAGTGGAGTTGTTCAGGGCAGCTGTGGTTACCATAACGTTAAAGCAGAGCACCGGCGCGCTGAAATTGGCTATGAATTGGGCAGGCGATATTGGGGACAGGGTGCCATACAGGAAGTGATGAAAGCTGTTATTAACCATTGTTTTGAAGAGCGAGGATTCAACCGAATCGAGGCCTTTGTAACAGTGGGAAACAACAGGTCTCTTAATACCCTCAAGAGACTGGGCTTTAGGCCAGAGGGGCTTTTAAGAGAATATGAATTTACTCAGGGAAGCTTCCATGACCAGGTGGTTTTTGCCCTGCTGAGAAGAGACTGGAAGTATTTCTCGAAATGA
- a CDS encoding GNAT family N-acetyltransferase, translating to MEHLINIMKPEDWEQVRSIYLEGIITGNSTFEADALDWDKWNCAHLREHRLVVRYGDSVIAWAALSPVSTRCIYSGVAELSIYVAAKHRGKGIGSTLLKAIISSTEEAGLWTLQGGIFPENTQSLSLLKKHGFKEVGRRERIGKTTYGDFAGNWRDVILVERRSAVAGIE from the coding sequence ATGGAACACCTGATAAACATCATGAAACCGGAAGACTGGGAGCAAGTCCGTTCGATCTACCTGGAAGGCATCATCACCGGCAATTCCACCTTTGAGGCAGATGCTCTCGATTGGGATAAATGGAACTGCGCCCACTTGCGGGAGCACCGATTAGTGGTCAGATATGGCGATAGTGTTATTGCATGGGCAGCACTCAGTCCCGTCTCCACCCGCTGTATCTACTCCGGTGTTGCGGAGCTAAGCATTTACGTGGCGGCCAAGCATAGAGGTAAAGGCATAGGTTCAACCCTGCTGAAGGCAATCATAAGCTCAACCGAAGAGGCTGGGCTATGGACTCTGCAAGGGGGCATTTTCCCCGAGAATACGCAAAGCCTAAGCCTCTTGAAAAAGCACGGCTTCAAGGAGGTTGGAAGGCGTGAAAGGATTGGAAAGACGACCTACGGCGATTTTGCTGGAAACTGGCGAGATGTGATATTGGTGGAACGGCGGAGCGCCGTGGCAGGTATAGAATGA
- a CDS encoding GNAT family N-acetyltransferase yields MKSRHSPLSYQDEAMSNCDASHSLHRVRTACQTHGGGWEKCMVIFIDRASPGDANEVLALQKLAYQSEAELNGDWTIPPLTQTLSEIQSEYETKVFLKAVCVDKIIGSVRASQNSGTCQVGRLIVHPDYQGRGIGTLLMKRIEEAFSCAERFELFTSTKSTSNIRLYRRMGYQELYEEDLSPNVRLVFMEKRRCYEETRVWNT; encoded by the coding sequence TTGAAAAGCAGGCACAGTCCATTGAGCTATCAAGACGAGGCGATGAGCAATTGTGATGCAAGCCATTCGCTCCACCGGGTGCGCACTGCCTGCCAGACGCATGGCGGGGGCTGGGAGAAATGCATGGTCATATTCATAGATAGAGCAAGCCCTGGCGATGCCAACGAAGTTTTGGCGTTGCAGAAGCTGGCATATCAGAGCGAAGCAGAATTGAATGGCGACTGGACAATCCCTCCTCTCACCCAAACTCTTTCTGAGATCCAGTCGGAGTATGAGACCAAGGTCTTTCTGAAGGCGGTTTGTGTGGACAAAATCATCGGTTCAGTGAGAGCATCCCAGAATTCTGGCACCTGCCAGGTTGGCAGGCTCATCGTTCACCCCGATTATCAGGGAAGAGGGATCGGCACTCTGCTCATGAAACGGATAGAGGAGGCCTTTTCCTGTGCAGAGAGATTCGAGCTTTTTACGAGCACGAAGAGCACCAGCAATATCCGGCTCTACCGAAGAATGGGATATCAGGAGTTATACGAAGAGGATTTGTCGCCCAACGTCAGGCTCGTGTTCATGGAGAAACGCCGATGTTATGAGGAGACAAGAGTATGGAACACCTGA
- a CDS encoding methyltransferase family protein, with product MNSAFFISCLMTLAIIVWSFKSLPAADRGNKLCTTGAFKYVRHPLYAASLSVFDFGLAIYLNSHIFIFWAVLLHPIWQYLVENEENMMIDIFGEEYIEYQKKTGRFLPKLMG from the coding sequence TTGAATTCAGCATTCTTCATCTCCTGTCTCATGACACTGGCCATCATCGTCTGGAGCTTTAAATCGTTACCCGCGGCTGACAGAGGCAATAAGCTCTGCACAACAGGAGCATTCAAGTATGTCCGCCACCCCCTCTACGCCGCATCCTTATCAGTATTCGACTTTGGATTGGCCATCTATCTAAATAGTCACATTTTTATTTTTTGGGCTGTGCTCCTGCATCCCATATGGCAATACCTTGTGGAGAATGAGGAGAATATGATGATTGATATTTTCGGAGAGGAGTACATTGAGTATCAGAAGAAGACAGGGCGATTCTTGCCAAAACTAATGGGATAG
- a CDS encoding DJ-1/PfpI family protein, whose translation MRPQEVHLFVFDNLSDWEASYAIAGINNPQFQKKSGIYRIRSVAITRAPVVSTGGIRIQPDLALDELSQRDSAMLILPGGIAWDEGKNREAIEVARVFLDSRVPVAAICGATAGLAHGGLLDCRRHL comes from the coding sequence ATGAGACCGCAAGAAGTACATCTCTTCGTATTCGACAATCTATCTGATTGGGAAGCAAGCTATGCGATAGCGGGGATAAACAATCCTCAGTTTCAGAAAAAATCGGGAATCTACCGGATCCGGAGCGTGGCGATAACAAGAGCGCCGGTGGTGAGCACGGGTGGGATTCGCATTCAGCCCGACCTGGCTCTTGATGAGCTTTCGCAAAGGGACAGCGCCATGCTAATACTGCCTGGCGGCATCGCCTGGGATGAGGGCAAGAACCGTGAGGCAATCGAAGTTGCCCGCGTGTTCCTCGACTCCAGAGTGCCTGTGGCAGCGATTTGCGGCGCCACCGCGGGCCTTGCTCATGGGGGCTTGCTCGATTGCCGCCGCCATTTGTAA
- a CDS encoding DMT family transporter, whose translation MQWLFLFLAIIGEVIGTSALKASDGFTKIVPSIIVVAGYAVAFFFLSLTLKDNINIGVVYAIWSGVGVSLISVIGYLYYKQSLDIPALLGIALIIIGVMIINLYSKSVMH comes from the coding sequence ATGCAGTGGCTATTCTTGTTCCTGGCAATAATCGGGGAAGTTATCGGGACATCTGCGTTAAAAGCATCAGACGGGTTTACAAAAATCGTTCCATCGATAATAGTCGTTGCAGGCTATGCAGTAGCCTTTTTCTTTCTTTCCTTAACCCTAAAGGATAACATAAATATTGGCGTCGTGTATGCAATATGGTCCGGTGTAGGTGTCTCATTAATTTCGGTTATAGGCTATTTATATTATAAGCAATCATTGGATATCCCAGCTCTTCTTGGAATTGCATTGATAATTATAGGTGTCATGATAATAAACCTGTACTCAAAAAGTGTGATGCACTAA
- a CDS encoding class I SAM-dependent DNA methyltransferase: protein MSAEKRDFDKEAAKWDENPARSKLADDIVRAISEQIDLTDDMDVMDFGCGTGLLALRLQPIVRSVTGVDSSKGMLDIFNEKIAKQKVDNVSTVLVDLDKGDPLRGNYDLVVSNMTLHHIKEIGPLLAQLYEVIAPGSYLCISDLDLDGGQFHEDNTGVFHFGFDRAALQEDFLKVGFDDVHSINAAEMAKPSITGEMRRFSIFLMIGRKRSD from the coding sequence ATGAGCGCTGAAAAGCGGGACTTCGATAAAGAGGCAGCCAAATGGGACGAAAATCCAGCAAGGTCCAAGCTGGCGGATGACATCGTCCGTGCGATATCAGAACAGATCGACCTGACGGATGACATGGATGTCATGGACTTCGGCTGCGGCACTGGGCTGCTGGCTCTCCGGCTGCAACCAATTGTCCGTTCAGTCACAGGGGTCGACAGCTCGAAGGGGATGCTCGACATATTCAATGAGAAGATCGCCAAACAAAAGGTGGATAACGTCAGCACCGTGCTTGTCGATCTGGATAAGGGCGATCCTTTGAGGGGCAATTACGATCTCGTTGTGAGCAATATGACCCTTCACCATATAAAGGAGATAGGGCCCCTTCTGGCTCAGCTTTATGAGGTCATAGCCCCAGGCAGCTATCTGTGCATTTCCGATCTGGACCTGGATGGCGGCCAATTTCATGAGGATAACACGGGCGTGTTTCATTTCGGATTTGATCGGGCGGCTCTGCAAGAGGATTTCTTGAAAGTGGGATTTGATGATGTTCATAGTATTAATGCAGCAGAAATGGCAAAGCCGAGCATTACTGGAGAGATGAGGCGGTTCTCCATATTTCTCATGATCGGCCGGAAGAGATCCGATTGA
- a CDS encoding alpha/beta fold hydrolase, with protein MKCFNHLNGQHLQIEDARIYFETAGNPNGQPLLLLHGGLGSIIDFNGILERLPSQFSFIGIDLRGHGRSTTGSARLSYARYQSDVEAVLTYLNISSVSIIGFSDGGIVGYRMAAEENSKVQKLVTLGAQWRLKEDDPSFSMLAGLTADMWMEMFPDSVRYYEKVNPNPDFNALVKKVVGLWTDLGPTGYPGEAVQIIKCPLLIVRGDDDELLSLREAGELRSLVKGSGLLNIPFAGHEVHKDSPDIFAIAADDFLTQPR; from the coding sequence ATGAAATGCTTTAATCACTTGAATGGACAGCATTTGCAGATTGAAGATGCCCGTATCTACTTTGAGACTGCAGGAAATCCAAATGGCCAGCCTCTTTTGCTGCTTCATGGTGGCCTTGGTTCTATAATTGACTTCAATGGCATTCTCGAAAGACTTCCATCGCAATTTAGCTTTATCGGTATCGACCTTCGTGGACACGGAAGGTCCACAACAGGATCGGCGAGATTGAGCTACGCACGATATCAGTCGGATGTCGAAGCTGTATTGACTTACCTGAACATCTCTTCTGTTTCAATCATCGGATTTAGTGATGGCGGCATCGTCGGCTATCGGATGGCCGCGGAGGAGAACTCGAAGGTACAAAAGCTCGTTACATTAGGCGCCCAGTGGCGCCTCAAAGAAGATGATCCCTCATTCTCTATGCTGGCTGGTCTGACCGCTGATATGTGGATGGAGATGTTTCCCGATTCCGTGAGGTACTATGAAAAAGTAAATCCCAATCCTGATTTCAATGCCCTGGTGAAAAAGGTTGTGGGACTATGGACGGACTTAGGGCCAACCGGCTATCCAGGAGAAGCGGTTCAGATTATCAAATGCCCTCTGCTGATTGTTCGTGGTGATGACGACGAGCTGCTCTCTTTGAGAGAGGCGGGCGAACTGCGCAGCCTTGTCAAAGGCTCGGGACTGCTCAATATTCCGTTTGCAGGCCATGAGGTTCACAAGGATTCGCCCGATATCTTCGCCATTGCGGCAGATGATTTCCTCACACAGCCTCGTTAA
- a CDS encoding M28 family peptidase, with amino-acid sequence MNKDNYTAKARFYLDFLCNVKPNRRTGSLGNRDATDFFANTVRAYGYEVDATPFECLDHICNGAILSQEEAYEVYASPYTMGCDALAELIAVSTIEELENIDCEGKILLIKGAICKEQLMPKNFVFYNPEHHQKIIALLESRKPAGIITATEKKPEQAGALYPFPLIVDGDFDIPSVYCKDIVGDILAITHGLFRLKIDAIRISSRATNIIARLNSNAPRKVVITAHIDAYEGSPGASDNASGIIVLLLCAQMLSDYRGENCIEIVALNGEDHYSAGGQMDYLKRYGTEMPKIMLAINIDDVGYKIGRTAYSFYECPLSLEKKAEDVFLRFNSLASGEQWFNGDHMIFAQNQVPSMAFTSERMADLMKTVTHTSLDTPDLIDCYKLVEVAESLNALVRSI; translated from the coding sequence ATGAACAAGGATAATTATACTGCAAAAGCTCGGTTCTACCTCGATTTCTTATGCAATGTGAAACCGAATAGGCGGACGGGATCATTGGGAAATCGTGACGCAACGGATTTCTTTGCAAATACCGTCCGTGCCTATGGATATGAAGTTGATGCCACTCCTTTTGAGTGCCTGGACCATATATGTAATGGCGCAATATTGTCCCAGGAAGAAGCTTACGAGGTCTATGCAAGTCCCTATACAATGGGCTGCGATGCCCTGGCGGAACTGATCGCCGTCTCAACGATAGAAGAGCTGGAAAACATCGACTGCGAGGGAAAAATTCTGCTGATTAAGGGCGCAATATGCAAAGAGCAGTTGATGCCGAAGAATTTCGTCTTCTACAATCCAGAGCATCACCAAAAGATAATTGCCCTTTTGGAGAGCCGCAAGCCAGCGGGAATAATCACCGCTACCGAGAAAAAACCGGAACAGGCTGGGGCGTTATACCCATTTCCGCTAATCGTCGACGGAGATTTCGATATCCCAAGCGTTTACTGTAAGGATATCGTGGGAGACATCCTGGCGATAACGCATGGTCTATTTCGGCTTAAGATCGATGCCATCCGGATTTCATCGAGGGCTACAAACATAATTGCCCGGCTAAACTCCAATGCACCGAGAAAGGTTGTTATCACTGCACACATCGATGCATACGAAGGCTCCCCCGGTGCTTCAGACAACGCATCTGGCATAATCGTATTGCTCCTTTGTGCGCAGATGCTATCTGACTATCGTGGAGAGAACTGCATTGAAATCGTCGCTTTAAATGGCGAAGACCACTATAGTGCGGGCGGCCAGATGGATTATCTGAAGCGATACGGAACTGAAATGCCCAAAATCATGCTTGCCATTAACATCGATGATGTTGGCTATAAAATTGGGAGAACAGCATACTCATTCTACGAATGCCCTCTTTCGCTTGAGAAGAAGGCTGAAGATGTCTTTTTGCGATTCAATAGCCTAGCGTCTGGCGAGCAATGGTTTAATGGAGATCATATGATTTTCGCGCAGAATCAGGTTCCATCCATGGCCTTCACGTCTGAGCGTATGGCCGACCTGATGAAGACTGTGACCCACACCTCCCTGGATACGCCTGATCTCATTGACTGCTATAAGCTGGTTGAGGTTGCAGAGTCACTGAACGCATTAGTGAGATCGATTTAA
- a CDS encoding SDR family NAD(P)-dependent oxidoreductase, which translates to MEFDGKVAIVTGGSTGLGETIAEELFKRGARVVIAARHEEQARVVSDGLDPTGKRVYVCKTDVRDPRSVKNLIDTTLERFGALHLAVNNAGITGPGGITIPDYDICDWHDVIETDLTGVFFCLKYEIPAILSSGGGAIVNMSSGNGVVGLAGLAPYTAAKHGVIGLTRSAALEFADKGLRINAVGPGYVDTPKMRETPKEILTQFAASHPMGRLAERREVAYLVAFLLSDQSTFSTGGFYPVDGGYTAQ; encoded by the coding sequence ATGGAGTTCGACGGCAAAGTAGCAATAGTGACCGGTGGGTCAACCGGCTTGGGGGAGACTATAGCCGAGGAGTTATTTAAACGAGGTGCCAGGGTAGTGATTGCCGCCCGTCATGAAGAGCAGGCACGAGTGGTGAGTGACGGACTTGACCCTACCGGCAAGCGCGTCTATGTATGTAAGACAGATGTTAGAGATCCCCGCTCTGTCAAGAACCTGATCGACACTACTCTGGAACGCTTCGGTGCATTGCACCTCGCCGTCAATAATGCAGGTATTACAGGACCTGGAGGCATCACAATCCCCGATTATGACATTTGTGATTGGCACGATGTAATAGAGACGGATCTTACAGGGGTGTTCTTTTGTCTCAAATACGAGATTCCGGCAATTCTCAGCAGCGGTGGAGGGGCCATTGTGAACATGTCTTCCGGGAATGGCGTTGTTGGTCTGGCCGGGCTCGCTCCCTACACGGCTGCCAAGCACGGCGTCATTGGCCTGACCCGCTCGGCCGCGCTCGAGTTCGCAGACAAGGGCCTGAGGATAAATGCTGTTGGGCCCGGTTATGTTGACACTCCAAAAATGCGTGAAACGCCCAAAGAAATCCTCACTCAATTCGCTGCATCGCACCCAATGGGCCGGCTAGCAGAGCGGAGAGAAGTGGCCTATTTGGTAGCATTCCTGCTCTCTGACCAAAGCACATTCTCGACCGGGGGATTCTATCCCGTGGACGGCGGCTATACGGCGCAATGA
- a CDS encoding bifunctional methionine sulfoxide reductase B/A protein, translating into MRREDSLKDSQTNSKKKLTPLQFHVTQQCGTEPPFQNEFWNNKRPGIYVDVLSGEPLFSSKDKFDSGTGWPSFTKPLKEDRIIENVDTSYNMRRVEVRSKDADSHLGHVFDDGPGPTGLRYCINSASLRFIPAEDLEREGYGEYLSLFREDEARSGHMESPGKDDPDYELATFAAGCFWGVEARFQQVRGVLETKVGYTGGTAPDPSYAQVCTGTTGHAEAVQIKYDPKVVSYRELLSIFWRMHDPTTPNRQGPDIGTQYRSAIFYHNEEQRIAAEESREEYDRSGAIARKAVTQIVPASEFFEAEEYHQDYFAKQGSVPCHVFRRK; encoded by the coding sequence ATGAGAAGAGAGGATTCCCTGAAAGATTCCCAAACGAATTCCAAAAAGAAACTGACGCCGCTGCAGTTTCATGTCACCCAGCAGTGCGGCACCGAACCTCCCTTTCAAAATGAATTCTGGAATAATAAACGACCCGGCATCTACGTAGATGTGCTCTCAGGAGAACCCCTGTTCAGTTCGAAAGATAAGTTCGACTCCGGTACCGGCTGGCCGAGCTTCACAAAGCCCCTGAAGGAGGATCGCATCATTGAGAACGTCGACACCAGCTATAATATGAGGCGGGTTGAGGTTCGCAGCAAAGACGCAGATTCCCATCTGGGCCATGTGTTCGATGATGGTCCTGGGCCGACAGGATTGCGTTATTGCATCAACTCCGCATCCCTCCGCTTTATACCGGCTGAGGATCTGGAACGGGAGGGCTACGGAGAGTATCTCAGCCTCTTCCGGGAGGATGAGGCTCGATCTGGGCATATGGAGAGTCCCGGGAAGGACGATCCAGACTATGAGCTGGCCACATTTGCCGCAGGCTGCTTCTGGGGGGTGGAAGCTCGCTTTCAGCAGGTTCGCGGGGTGCTGGAAACAAAAGTGGGATATACCGGAGGGACTGCTCCCGATCCGTCCTACGCACAGGTTTGCACAGGAACTACTGGCCACGCTGAGGCCGTGCAGATAAAGTACGATCCGAAGGTCGTATCCTACAGGGAGTTGCTCTCCATATTCTGGCGGATGCATGATCCCACCACGCCCAACCGTCAGGGTCCTGATATCGGCACTCAATACCGCTCTGCAATATTCTACCATAATGAGGAGCAAAGAATAGCAGCAGAGGAATCCCGGGAAGAGTATGATCGATCTGGAGCCATTGCAAGAAAAGCAGTCACCCAGATCGTTCCTGCATCAGAATTTTTTGAGGCGGAGGAGTATCATCAGGATTATTTCGCAAAGCAGGGGTCAGTACCCTGCCATGTATTCAGAAGAAAATAA
- a CDS encoding DUF1328 family protein: MTRQIKILMGVDKMVDLLYLAVVFFAIALILGVLGWRGAGISMDIAKWLVIAFIILAILSLVFGGSINLATLLLAA, translated from the coding sequence ATGACAAGGCAGATAAAGATACTAATGGGAGTGGACAAAATGGTGGATTTATTATATTTGGCAGTGGTATTCTTTGCAATAGCACTGATCCTGGGAGTGCTCGGCTGGCGAGGCGCAGGAATATCTATGGATATCGCTAAATGGCTTGTGATCGCATTCATCATTCTGGCAATATTATCGCTTGTATTTGGGGGCTCAATCAACCTGGCGACATTGCTTCTCGCAGCCTAG
- a CDS encoding tetratricopeptide repeat protein produces MKEDGIEEYEKALKTCERMLTFEMDIAQESNIFRKIGDIYLEIFKKNNDLQSCEHAVQAYQRSLAVYTQENYPHHRARVMKSLGYAYAARSDIFDQGESLKQAINFWEESLAVYSRLSYPGDYAILQDELSVAYRKLAELGDGVNNSKMAIDAAKNALSIYSLKDHPQEFARGKTNLGSAYLTLAQFADEPEDRMDSCKQAIASYQDALQVYDPGRFPDEFALVKNNLAIAYLSLAGAGDERDKIECCRQSIQSCRDALLIRKRETQPLAYAASQNNLGNAFLALAEEEESLENCQLALEAFRNALDLYPREQHPKLYAATQNCIGNAHLALAQIQNPAENFLKAIGAARKALEIFNRDSNPEEYAESQGILWLGYLTLADIEYRAENCLLALEACQERLAAFSQDKSLQYASCQKDLAITYSILADTEVSVEAKAEDCRKGAEAALEALSIYNESEHPIEHAEAQLLLWAAYSALAEVEEKEENCRKAIDACQAAVRIYEASHPTEHADALKSLGYSFITLAEVTDKAENCRRAIEACSASLEHYQKDEAPREHAEILRDLAFAYVTISEVEDREEWVKRALRAYKKATRIFEGLAQELEAERDPEAAEMRNDVQRCRRSMQSCKGILKASRKRRSEDQILESR; encoded by the coding sequence ATGAAAGAGGATGGCATTGAAGAGTACGAAAAGGCTCTAAAGACATGCGAAAGGATGCTGACCTTCGAGATGGATATTGCCCAGGAGAGCAATATCTTCAGGAAGATCGGCGATATCTACCTTGAGATATTCAAAAAGAACAACGATCTGCAGAGCTGTGAGCATGCCGTCCAGGCTTATCAAAGGTCGCTTGCCGTCTATACCCAAGAAAACTATCCCCATCATCGCGCCAGGGTAATGAAAAGCCTGGGATATGCCTATGCCGCCCGTTCCGATATTTTTGATCAAGGGGAAAGCCTCAAGCAGGCCATCAATTTTTGGGAGGAATCATTGGCCGTCTATTCCAGATTAAGCTATCCTGGGGATTACGCCATTCTTCAGGATGAGCTGAGCGTCGCCTATCGGAAGCTGGCTGAGCTGGGGGATGGAGTCAATAACAGCAAGATGGCAATCGATGCTGCCAAGAATGCTCTCTCGATCTACAGCCTCAAAGATCATCCCCAGGAGTTCGCGAGGGGAAAAACGAACCTGGGCAGCGCCTATCTGACCCTGGCCCAGTTCGCGGATGAGCCTGAGGATAGAATGGATAGCTGCAAGCAAGCTATTGCCTCCTACCAGGACGCCCTGCAGGTCTATGATCCGGGCCGTTTTCCGGATGAGTTCGCCCTGGTCAAAAACAACCTGGCCATAGCCTATCTGTCCCTGGCTGGGGCAGGGGATGAAAGGGATAAGATAGAGTGCTGCAGGCAGTCTATTCAGTCATGCCGCGACGCTCTTCTCATCCGAAAACGGGAAACACAGCCGCTGGCATACGCAGCATCCCAGAACAATCTGGGAAATGCCTTCCTCGCCCTAGCCGAGGAGGAGGAGAGCCTGGAGAACTGCCAGCTCGCCCTGGAGGCATTCAGGAACGCCTTGGATCTTTACCCTCGGGAGCAGCATCCAAAGCTGTATGCTGCCACTCAAAATTGCATTGGAAACGCTCACTTGGCACTGGCCCAGATTCAGAATCCCGCCGAGAACTTCCTTAAGGCCATTGGTGCTGCTCGCAAGGCCCTGGAGATATTCAATAGAGATAGCAACCCTGAAGAGTATGCAGAATCGCAGGGGATACTCTGGCTTGGCTACCTCACCCTGGCGGATATAGAATACCGGGCTGAAAACTGTCTTTTAGCTCTGGAGGCCTGCCAGGAGAGGCTGGCAGCCTTTTCCCAGGACAAATCTCTGCAATATGCCTCCTGCCAGAAAGACCTGGCCATCACCTACAGCATTCTTGCCGACACGGAGGTCTCTGTCGAGGCCAAAGCAGAGGATTGCAGGAAAGGAGCAGAAGCGGCATTAGAGGCGCTTAGTATCTACAATGAATCTGAGCATCCAATTGAGCATGCTGAGGCACAGCTCCTCCTATGGGCGGCATACTCTGCCCTGGCTGAGGTCGAGGAAAAGGAGGAGAACTGCCGCAAGGCTATTGATGCCTGCCAGGCCGCCGTTCGGATCTATGAAGCATCCCATCCGACAGAGCATGCAGATGCTCTGAAGAGCCTGGGCTACAGCTTTATCACCCTGGCGGAGGTAACAGATAAGGCGGAAAACTGCAGGAGAGCAATCGAAGCATGCTCTGCTTCCCTGGAGCATTACCAAAAAGATGAGGCACCAAGAGAGCATGCTGAGATCTTAAGAGACCTGGCCTTCGCTTATGTCACCATATCTGAGGTGGAGGACAGAGAGGAATGGGTCAAAAGGGCTCTGCGGGCTTATAAGAAGGCCACCAGGATATTCGAGGGGCTTGCCCAGGAGCTTGAGGCAGAAAGAGACCCGGAAGCTGCAGAAATGCGCAACGATGTCCAGAGATGCCGCCGCTCCATGCAATCATGCAAGGGCATACTCAAGGCCAGCAGGAAGAGGAGATCAGAGGATCAGATATTGGAAAGCAGGTAG
- a CDS encoding DUF6125 family protein, protein MKELAESDKMEYFRRSYRSVDGLWFMMIEKKRGFDEALELDEAVWQVLPKIQARAIKSMLMLDYGLDGLKEAIAARLALEEFDYELKEEESGFVVEIRRCPWHDIMVRSGRESLSEKVSEVICQAENSVWAQEFSCKGVEGEGMEIRFERQERLCQGSNRCRLWFGR, encoded by the coding sequence ATGAAAGAATTAGCAGAGAGCGATAAGATGGAGTACTTCCGCCGCTCCTATCGGTCAGTGGACGGTCTTTGGTTCATGATGATCGAGAAGAAACGGGGATTTGATGAAGCGCTGGAGCTGGACGAGGCTGTCTGGCAGGTTCTGCCCAAGATCCAGGCCCGGGCAATCAAGTCAATGCTGATGCTGGACTATGGCCTTGATGGGCTGAAGGAGGCGATTGCTGCTCGTCTGGCCCTGGAGGAGTTCGACTACGAGCTGAAAGAAGAGGAGAGCGGATTTGTAGTTGAGATCCGGCGCTGTCCCTGGCATGATATAATGGTCCGGTCAGGCAGAGAATCGCTCTCAGAGAAGGTGAGCGAGGTCATCTGCCAGGCGGAGAACTCTGTCTGGGCGCAGGAGTTCAGTTGCAAGGGCGTCGAGGGGGAAGGTATGGAGATAAGGTTCGAGAGGCAAGAGAGGCTTTGCCAGGGAAGCAACAGATGCAGGTTATGGTTTGGCCGGTAG